A genomic region of Pseudomonas sp. MPC6 contains the following coding sequences:
- a CDS encoding flagellar motor protein — protein MDVLSLIGIIMAFVAIIGGNYLEGGHLGALANGPAALIVIGGTVGAALLQSPMSAFKRALQILVWILFPPRLDLAGGIDRVVGWSMTARKEGLLGLEGVADAEPDTYSRKGLQLLVDGIEPESIRSILEVDFYTQENRDIEAAKVFESMGGYAPTIGIIGAVMGLIHVMGNLADPSQLGSGIAVAFVATIYGVASANLVLLPIAAKLKSVALRQSRYREMLLEGILSIAEGENPRSIELKLHGFMD, from the coding sequence ATGGATGTTCTGAGCCTGATCGGGATCATCATGGCGTTCGTCGCGATCATCGGCGGCAACTACCTTGAAGGCGGTCACCTCGGCGCACTGGCCAACGGCCCGGCGGCATTGATTGTCATCGGCGGGACCGTCGGTGCGGCGTTGCTGCAGTCGCCGATGAGCGCTTTCAAGCGCGCCCTGCAGATTCTGGTCTGGATCCTGTTCCCGCCGCGGCTGGACCTGGCCGGCGGTATCGATCGCGTGGTGGGCTGGAGCATGACCGCACGCAAGGAAGGTCTGCTCGGCCTGGAAGGGGTGGCCGACGCCGAACCCGACACCTACTCGCGCAAAGGCCTGCAACTGCTAGTGGACGGCATCGAGCCGGAATCGATCCGCAGCATTCTGGAAGTGGATTTCTACACCCAGGAAAACCGCGACATCGAGGCCGCCAAAGTCTTCGAAAGCATGGGCGGCTACGCGCCGACCATCGGCATCATCGGTGCGGTGATGGGCCTGATCCACGTCATGGGCAACCTGGCCGATCCGTCACAATTGGGCAGCGGCATTGCCGTGGCCTTCGTCGCCACCATCTATGGCGTGGCCAGTGCCAACCTGGTCCTGCTGCCGATTGCCGCCAAGCTCAAGTCCGTCGCCCTGCGCCAGTCGCGATACCGCGAAATGCTGCTGGAAGGCATCCTGTCGATCGCCGAAGGTGAGAACCCTCGCTCGATCGAGTTGAAGCTTCACGGCTTCATGGATTGA
- a CDS encoding ParA family protein — translation MRVWAVANQKGGVGKTTSSIALAGLLAEAGKRVVVVDLDPHGSMTSYFGYDPDKLEHSVYDLFLHKGSVPAGLPGQLLLSTSHEHISLLPSSTALATLERQSPGQSGLGLVIAKSLAQLWQDYDYAVIDSPPLLGVLMVNALAASQQLVIPVQTEHLAVKGLERMVSTLTMINRSRNQALPYSIVPTLFDRRTQASLGTLRLLRDRYPEEIWQGHIPVDTRLRDASLAGMTPSQFDGKSRGVLAYRALLKHLLAAQLVPQVA, via the coding sequence ATGAGAGTCTGGGCAGTCGCCAATCAAAAGGGTGGTGTCGGTAAAACCACTTCCTCCATCGCTTTAGCCGGGTTACTGGCCGAGGCGGGCAAGCGCGTGGTCGTGGTCGATCTCGACCCCCACGGCTCCATGACCAGTTACTTCGGTTATGACCCCGATAAGCTGGAACACAGCGTCTACGACCTGTTCCTGCACAAGGGCAGCGTGCCCGCGGGGTTGCCCGGTCAGCTGTTGTTGTCCACCAGCCATGAACACATTTCGCTGCTGCCCTCGAGCACCGCCCTGGCGACCCTCGAGCGCCAGTCGCCGGGCCAGAGCGGCCTGGGCCTGGTGATTGCCAAGAGCCTGGCGCAGTTGTGGCAGGACTACGATTACGCCGTGATCGACAGCCCGCCGTTGCTCGGCGTGCTGATGGTCAATGCCTTGGCGGCGAGCCAGCAGCTGGTGATCCCGGTGCAGACCGAGCACCTGGCGGTCAAAGGCCTGGAGCGCATGGTCAGCACCCTGACGATGATCAACCGCTCACGCAACCAGGCGCTGCCGTACAGCATCGTGCCGACCTTGTTCGATCGTCGCACCCAGGCCTCCCTCGGGACGCTGCGGCTGTTGCGCGACAGGTACCCCGAGGAAATCTGGCAGGGCCACATCCCGGTCGACACCCGCTTGCGCGATGCCAGCCTTGCCGGCATGACGCCTTCGCAATTCGACGGCAAGAGCCGCGGCGTCCTCGCTTATCGCGCCTTGCTCAAGCACCTGTTGGCGGCACAACTCGTCCCGCAGGTTGCCTGA
- the motD gene encoding flagellar motor protein MotD — MARRRRPEEPVNRERWLVSYADFITLLFAFFVVMYSISSINEGKYKVISEALIGVFTDADRALTPIPIGDERPRTMNPAKPLVKDSEQIDAGIAPAANDPLKSIGADISAAFGDLISANQMTVRGNELWVEIELNSSLLFGSGDAMPSDIAFSIIDKVAAILKPFDNPIHVEGFTDDRPIRTAQYPTNWELSSARSASIVRMLAMQGVNPGRLASVGYGEFQPVANNATAEGRARNRRVVLVVSRNLDIRRSLTGTGTAHAKPDAALRRAGTQTAPTPIKSPGRESAVNSPSPALIP, encoded by the coding sequence ATGGCGCGTCGCCGGCGACCTGAAGAGCCCGTTAATCGCGAACGCTGGCTGGTGTCCTATGCGGACTTCATCACCTTGCTGTTCGCCTTTTTCGTGGTGATGTACTCGATTTCTTCGATCAACGAAGGCAAGTACAAGGTTATTTCCGAAGCGTTGATCGGCGTCTTCACCGACGCCGATCGCGCGCTCACGCCGATCCCCATCGGCGACGAACGACCGAGGACCATGAACCCGGCCAAGCCGCTGGTCAAGGACAGCGAGCAGATCGACGCGGGCATCGCCCCGGCCGCCAACGATCCGCTGAAAAGCATCGGCGCTGACATCAGCGCGGCGTTCGGCGACCTGATCAGCGCCAACCAGATGACCGTGCGCGGCAATGAACTGTGGGTGGAGATCGAGCTCAATTCCAGCCTGTTGTTCGGCAGCGGCGACGCCATGCCCAGCGATATCGCGTTCAGCATCATCGACAAGGTCGCGGCGATCCTGAAGCCGTTCGACAACCCGATCCATGTCGAAGGTTTCACCGACGATCGACCGATCCGCACCGCGCAATACCCGACCAACTGGGAGCTGTCCTCGGCCCGGTCGGCGAGCATCGTGCGCATGCTGGCGATGCAGGGGGTGAACCCCGGTCGTCTGGCGTCGGTGGGTTACGGTGAGTTCCAGCCGGTGGCCAATAACGCGACCGCCGAGGGGCGGGCGCGCAACCGTCGCGTGGTGTTGGTGGTGTCGCGAAATCTCGATATACGTCGCAGCCTGACCGGCACCGGAACCGCCCATGCCAAACCGGATGCCGCATTGAGGCGTGCTGGCACACAAACTGCACCGACCCCGATCAAGTCGCCGGGACGAGAGAGTGCCGTCAATTCTCCGTCACCCGCATTAATACCCTGA
- a CDS encoding chemotaxis response regulator protein-glutamate methylesterase has product MAVKVLVVDDSGFFRRRVSEILAADPNIQVVGTATNGKEAIDQALALKPDVITMDYEMPMMDGITAVRHIMQRCPTPVLMFSSLTHEGARVTLDALDAGAVDFLPKNFEDISRNPEKVKQLLCEKILSISRSNRRVGAYSAPAPVAAPTPAPSSVSSYSSSAPARPAPAPAPVPARAYAPASSSPAPKRKAYKLVAIGTSTGGPVALQRVLTQLPANFPAPIVLIQHMPAAFTKAFAERLDKLCRIHVKEAEDGDLLRPGLALLAPGGKQMMIDGRGAVKILPGDERLNYRPCVDITFGSAAKSYGDKVLAVVLTGMGADGREGARLLKQSGSSIWAQDEASCVIYGMPMAIVKAELADAVYGLDEIGRHLVEACV; this is encoded by the coding sequence ATGGCAGTCAAAGTCCTGGTGGTGGACGATTCGGGGTTTTTCCGCCGCCGCGTCTCGGAAATTCTTGCAGCCGATCCGAATATCCAGGTGGTCGGCACGGCGACCAACGGCAAAGAGGCGATCGATCAGGCGCTGGCCCTCAAGCCGGACGTGATCACCATGGACTACGAGATGCCGATGATGGATGGCATCACCGCCGTGCGGCACATCATGCAACGCTGCCCGACCCCGGTGTTGATGTTCTCCTCGCTGACCCATGAAGGCGCCCGGGTCACCCTGGATGCGCTGGACGCCGGCGCGGTGGATTTCCTGCCGAAGAATTTCGAAGACATCTCGCGCAACCCGGAGAAGGTCAAGCAGCTGCTGTGCGAGAAGATCCTGAGCATCTCGCGCAGTAACCGGCGTGTCGGCGCCTATAGCGCTCCGGCTCCGGTCGCAGCGCCGACGCCTGCGCCTTCCAGCGTCAGCAGTTATAGCAGCAGCGCGCCTGCGCGTCCGGCACCGGCTCCAGCTCCGGTTCCGGCACGTGCGTACGCCCCGGCATCGTCGTCGCCGGCGCCTAAGCGTAAAGCCTACAAACTGGTCGCGATCGGCACGTCCACCGGCGGCCCGGTGGCCCTGCAGCGGGTGCTGACCCAGTTGCCGGCCAACTTCCCGGCACCGATCGTGTTGATCCAGCACATGCCGGCAGCCTTCACCAAGGCGTTCGCCGAGCGTCTGGACAAGCTCTGCCGCATCCACGTCAAGGAAGCCGAGGATGGCGACCTGCTGCGTCCGGGGCTCGCGCTGCTGGCCCCGGGTGGCAAGCAGATGATGATCGACGGGCGTGGCGCGGTGAAAATCCTCCCGGGTGACGAACGCCTGAACTACCGGCCGTGCGTGGACATCACCTTCGGTTCGGCGGCCAAGTCCTACGGCGACAAAGTTCTGGCGGTGGTATTGACCGGCATGGGCGCCGACGGTCGCGAAGGTGCGCGCCTGCTCAAGCAGAGCGGCAGCTCGATCTGGGCGCAGGATGAAGCCAGCTGCGTGATCTACGGCATGCCGATGGCCATCGTCAAAGCCGAACTGGCCGACGCGGTGTATGGCCTGGACGAGATTGGCAGGCACCTGGTCGAGGCGTGTGTCTGA
- a CDS encoding CheW domain-containing protein, translating into MNRPAKITSRPQLALQSYLDNLLMDATDELTADVPEVVEDDSALDEFQAAVLEEQALDAQKAVVAATPVLAALANTPVMIDAAPTAVPAAVSSLAPPPQTLVPPVVDVHQAPGTTPPTVGANGRPSWAAEPFECLLFDVAGLTLAVPLVCLGSIYSLAGHELTPLFGQPDWFLGILPSQAGNLKVLDTARWVMPDRYRDDFRQGLQYVISVQGYEWGLAVHQVSRSLRLDPNEIKWRSHRGQRPWLAGTVIEHMCALLDVTELAELIASGGAKHMGGSKAGPT; encoded by the coding sequence GTGAACAGGCCGGCAAAGATCACTTCACGTCCGCAACTGGCGCTACAGTCCTATCTGGACAACTTGCTGATGGACGCGACCGACGAGCTCACGGCAGACGTCCCCGAGGTGGTCGAAGACGACAGTGCGCTGGATGAATTCCAGGCGGCAGTGCTTGAAGAGCAGGCGCTTGATGCGCAGAAAGCCGTTGTGGCCGCCACGCCAGTGCTTGCCGCGCTCGCAAATACGCCGGTCATGATCGATGCCGCGCCAACAGCGGTGCCGGCAGCCGTATCGAGCCTCGCGCCACCACCGCAAACCCTGGTACCGCCGGTAGTCGACGTCCATCAGGCGCCCGGTACCACGCCACCAACGGTTGGAGCAAACGGTCGTCCTTCATGGGCCGCCGAGCCATTCGAATGCCTGTTGTTCGATGTCGCCGGGTTGACCCTGGCGGTGCCGCTGGTGTGCCTGGGTTCGATCTATTCGTTGGCCGGTCACGAACTGACACCGCTGTTCGGTCAGCCGGACTGGTTCCTCGGGATCCTGCCGAGCCAGGCCGGCAACCTGAAGGTGCTGGATACCGCGCGCTGGGTCATGCCCGACCGTTATCGCGATGACTTCCGCCAGGGCCTGCAATACGTCATTTCGGTGCAGGGCTACGAGTGGGGACTGGCGGTGCATCAGGTCAGCCGTTCGCTGCGCCTGGACCCGAACGAAATCAAATGGCGCAGCCACCGCGGTCAGCGGCCGTGGCTGGCAGGCACGGTGATTGAACACATGTGTGCGTTGCTCGACGTTACCGAACTGGCCGAGTTGATTGCCAGCGGCGGGGCAAAGCACATGGGCGGCAGCAAAGCCGGCCCGACCTAG